The DNA region tcttcagtatgattttcaacacgtcccaatctggattgagtttgacagtgatgtgttgaaaatcatgttaaaaattcaaatttaattgtgaagcaaatacaccatttgaccgctgttgaaaaacatcttggacgTGGTGAACAATGATGAACAAAtttgaaagtgacttggaaaatccTGTATACATGTTTGATCGAAGCAACGTGGAATCTTTGGGTGAGGCTTCTTGTGGCCGTGTATAATAGTAAGGgtggtggcaacgctttttcgcatgcgattttatcggacggcctgtcaaattttgtatgggatttgacagataacgtcggacgacgaaatcgcacgtccgacgttatctgtcaaatcccatataaatctcgtccgataaaatcgcatccgatgagcgttgccaccgccctaaaACAGTTCAGCGCTCGCAATTGCGCAGAGATACCAATCTTCAGCATTTCTGCGTTTCGTGTATTTGTGGACTAAGAAGAATATTTTTTcagatttgttttgcttaagcCGTTTAGAGTCTACTGACTGTTTTACGACATTTGTAAAATCAGTTACTTGTGAGAATATGATTTATTTGCGAGTGATGATATGAGAAAGACATTTATTTGAGGAAacaatttgatttgttttatttagatTGCTTATGCGGCCTCAAATTCTAGTAGAATTCTTCCATATTTACCCATTTAACCCTTGAATTAAAGGGAAAAACGGCACGTTTACCTTAACTGATAAATATAAATTGTACCTAGTAACATTTTACAAAAACTGTACACTATCTAGCTAGCAccacgagagaaagagagttaaAGACAGCGATAGACGCCAGGCGCGCgtctttgcttttgtttaaGATTGATGTTGCTTAAATGctgtaattattttataacGATTGCTCCTAACCATACCTATCTTATTAGTTTTAAGGCTAAGTTGCACTTGAATGCGACCATGACATTCTTTTTGGATAATGTTTCAAAAACCGGCAACATCGCCACCCTTCCGAAAGTCGGCATTCGCGTAAATGCCGGATGCATTCTGGGCGATGGCACATATGATGGAACCACGTTCCCGATATCGCATCGTGTGATGTCCTTTTGCTCTCAGTCCCTTTACGATCAGCTGCATAATGGTAGTTATAATGTGAATAATTAcacttgtaaaacaaaaaaaagaagctttaaGTAGCCTACTTACATCCAAATTACCATACTCGTACTGTACAGCCATCGGGATCAATTGATGGTGAAACCGTGGCGCATCAATCGCTTCTTTTATATCATATCCAAACCATAGGACACGCATTATGGTCTACCAAGACGAGAGATGGAAAGAGAGGATTAATTGATTCCTAAATATTAGTATATAAAGTATTCATTCATACCAATGCAACGGCGGTGGTAATTTTCGTTCCACCAGCTGCTCCAACGACCAGTTTGACCTCATGGTCTGGATCGGTCACGATCGTGGGTGACATGGAGGATAGAGCTCGCTTTCGGGGCCGAATAAAGTTAGCCTTCGAGCCGGGCAGTCCAAAATAGTTGCGCAGGCCTGGAGAAGAGAAGTCATCCATCCCACTGTTCACAATGATCCCGGTACGAGGTCCCATCAGGCCCGCTCCAAAGCTGCAATACACAGGGACACAGAAGATAGTGAAAATCTTTGTCCGACTTGTTGTTTTGAGGACTTACTAGAAGTTGACCGAGCTAGTCACCGACACTGCATCTCCGGATGGTGCTGTCGAAGCAGATGTACAGAGAGTAATTAGTTCTGGTTATTTAGCTCCAATAGAATGAGCTCCTACCTAGCACGGAGATGTGTGCCGTGCCTTCATTGTTTGGCGTAAAGAAATATCCGTCATAGTCGCCCGGTTTGGTTCCGGTTTTCATCTCATCTATACGAGCACGTATCGCTTCCGCGTACTCGATCGAGGTGAGATTGGATGTCAGCTACGTAACAGATATAAGGATTTAGAACATTTGAGATGCATGTCACATAACTTACTGTTGCCGTAATGCACGGTTACCTACCTCCGCAATATCCACGAACAATGGGTCACCGATTTCTGTTCGCTTTCCGTACGCAAACTTGAACGCCTCCACGATACGGTGCACGGTGAGGATTGTTTCCTCGATGCTGTGCACATCGTCTGGCTGGAAGTGATAGCCCTTGAGGATGTTCATGATAAACGCCAGCAGGACACCGCTTGCCGGAGGAGGCGCCACGTACATTGTATCTCCGTTCAGCTCGATCGGTATAGATTCGTTCCAGCGAACACTGTACACAGGAATGCATGACATTGGGAAATGAATCATTAGTCAGTTATCCTGGATGTCGTGTTGGAGAGAAGCTTTAAGAAAAATATTGGCTGCATTTCGCCAGGAGGAGAGCTCTAAGCCTAtcaaaatgcacacaaaaccTCTGACGGATGTTTACCACTTAAGAAGATGAAATTCACTTCTCTAGACAGCTGTCGACATGAATATCTTATATACGCAATACAGTCTGTAGCATGCCAGAACAGTTCTGAAGAATCGCAACAGATTCCAAACAATATCCAAAAACCGCATTTCGTTGGCAATTGGTTCTACATCTATCTGTCTTGAAATAGTGTCCGCAATAATTGCCCCCtacgaaaaagaaaatctcTTACCGATAGCTTCGTAGGTCTTCCAGCGTTATGATGCTACCCATGTCCTTGAGATCTGCTGCAAACTCTTCCGCCAGGGGACCCTGGTAAAGCGTGTCACCACCCTCGGTTGCGATGTGATCGAGCGTATCGCACAGTTGCGTCGGTTGTATCAGATCGCCCTGCACTTTGCGCCGCCCGGTGGCTGGATCTGTGAAGAGATCCCTGAACAACTCATCGCTTACATTAGATCATCCCTTACGCTCCAGGACAAACTAACACCGTCTCATCATTACCTGATCCGTTCGTCTAGCAGTGCTTTCGAGTTAAAGGACAGTGAGTCTTGCATGTGCTTCGAGATCGGTATGCCCCGGCGGCACAGCTCCCGGCTCGGGCGGACCACCTCCGCCCACGGCAGCTGGCCGAAGCGCCGGTGCGCCTCCCAGTAGCCCTTCAGCTCGCCCGGTACCGCCACCGACAGGGGGCCCTCGTTCGTCGTGCTCGGATCGTGCAGATGCATATCCTCCGTCGCCTGGCCGGCGGCGATTTCGCGCGCGTCCAGCGTGTAGGCCCGCCGCTCCGCCCGCCGGTAGACGTTCATCACGAACCCGCCGCCCAAACCCATCGACTGGAGGTTGGTCAGCCCGGCACAGAACATGGTCCCGATGGCGGCATCCACTGCAGAGCCGTTCCGCTTGAGCAGGTCGCTAGAAGAGAGGGAGTGTGTCAGCGCTCGGCAGTTGCGTTCAGAGAGTGTCCGTCAGGAATGGAAAAGGGCCTGCTTCGGAGGTCCCACTCTTACCGACCGATGTTGCTGCAAATGTCCGAATCCGAGCAGATGGCCGCCGTCTCGTACATGTGCAGGGTGGAGTAGGACAGCTTTACCGAGAGATCGGTGTGGCCCGGATCGGGCGGTACCAGCGCGTCTGATGTGGCATGGTGTGGGGGTGGCGGTGGTGCCTGTGTCGTACCGACGGTAAACTGGTCAAACAGATAGGGCCGATACCAGTAGAGCAGCACCGCAGCCAGCGGTATGTGGAAGTAAAGCGTCAGCGTGCGGCTGTGTGAAGAAACagagcgtgtgagtgtgtggaacAGCAGATTAGCGGGAAGGTGACAGGGACCGTGCCGACTCCCAACATCTGTGCCCACCATCGATTGTCCCTGGCAGGATTCGGCATCGTTGCGCGCTACCGTTTAGCGAACCGGCGCATCACAACAAACCGAGgacagaaaaacaacacgacGGAAGGCACTAAGACTAGCGACCGGTGACGATGCACGACCCCGTCCTGGGACACTACTGGCCAGGCATCAATAACACTGCCGCACCAGCAGCCGGACGGTCGGGTTTCGTGCATCGTGCTACTTCGTCGTGCAGTCACCTGCACGGCCGTGCGCATGCCCCTCGCAAATGCCTCGCGGGAAATTGATACCTTTTCAACTCCAACCCCGACCGGGCGGTCGATTTTCTTCCCGGATGCTATAGGCAACCGACAGCCGAACCCTTAACgcacgtacacaaacacatgcacacatgcgGAGAGACTTGGTAAACAGAAGAACCTACTCTGCACACGTGTgaggaacaaaaaatcgaCTCCAACATGAAGCGCATGAAGATGTCACCGGTCCAAGTTCCGGttgaggagagagagagacaaagagagaagGGGAGAGAGAGGTGTAACTGGGAGTGAATAAGGGACTGGCAGAGTGCTCCGTGCCTGGATTCTACATGGTAACcttcttttatttcttctaCTCCCTTGTCACCGGATGTTCTGGAAAATCAGGCATCACGGGAAAGACAGCCAAGTGCCTTAAGCTTATTGATCTGTGGCGTGTGATGATGCCCTGCAGCGTGAAGCATTGACAGTTTctcatactcacacacacacacacacacacacacacacacacacacacacacacacgccggatGTGGTAAACTTTGGAGTCGAGCGGTTGGTTGGCATGCATTGATTGGGCACGTGACGCGCTCTCTTGCTCGAGGTGCGGTGCCGTTTTGATTGAGGTTTGAACGGTGCAGGCTTGGAACAGGCTCGATGATGGCAATGTTGGTTTGGATGGTACTTTACCAGTTGAACATGATGCGTGCGTTTGTGCGATGGCTCGGCCAAAGGATGGTTGGAAATGGACGCTGGACACACTAGCACAACAATACCATCGCACAGGAACCTTTACGAAGATGTTTGTGCTCCAGCTGAGGTGACGATCGATCCAACAataactcaaaaaaaaaaaaaaacaatccacgCACCAAGATGCAATTCAAAATCACCAAAACAATCACTGACGAAAATCCCTACAGAGGGAACGGGGGAATCCCAACACCGGACACCGATCACTCTAGCGCACGTGTAGTGCCAATATGCGCGCGCGGTTTCGAAGCTGCTTCCGGGGCACGCCGCTGCCGAGTGTACTCCGCCGCAGAGTTGCTGCCGAAGTGGCCGAAAGTCTGACTGCGATGATACCGCGGCCGGCTGCCTCTATTACcaccaaaaacagcaacagcagtagcacaGAATAcaatttgaagaagaaaacaaccccGCAAAAAGATCTCCTCCACGACCTGCTCAGACGGATCCGATCGCTAATCAGTGATCGCTCGGCTCAGCCTCATCCTCCACCCAGCGCACTGCCCGGTGGTGCGGTCATGGCGTCCGTTCTATCGGTCGACACTGCCTGTTGGATTCTTCTGCTCTTCCCCATCTACCCTCTTTTCGATAGAGCGCGGATACGATATTTTTACCACCcttgttgtcttttttttttgggccgTTCTTTTCGCCCCGTTTTTGGGTGGGGAGCACCTACTGGTCCTGCGTTTCCTCTGCGCCCAACGGTTGCTATTGGTTGCGTCGTTTTATTTTCGGTCGCGTCTTGTGTAATGCTGCCGTGTCGCGTCATACCGAACGCTACCGAAACCCCCTTCGAACGGCCGTGTCCAGCTCTAGGGGGTGccgtgtttttttgggggcgTTCGCTTGCTTCCTATCCGCAAGAACGCACGCCTCACATGGTGTTTTCCGTCATTTTCATGACCTAATTCGTTggctggtggcggtggtggattTGTGTAGTTTATCTCCCTCGCTCTAGTAAAGCGCGTTTTCTGTGCCATGTCTTGGCACAGGGAACGGGTAGTGGCACAgtgccccccccccacctGACCACGATCGTGACATTGTGCGGCGCGTCCGATGGTGCAACGAGGGCGGCAAGATACCCCAGCAGCTTTTGACCGTCGGCGGGTCGAGGGCGCTCAAGGTATTAGTCAAAATGGAATGAATTCCATGCCGTGATAAGAAGCCGTCCATTGAGGCGTTCTTGAGGCGTGTgatgggttttgttgttgttgttgttgtaatatTACTTCCCCTCTACCTCGCTTGTCTTCTGTGCGGTTGGCGTCGCGTTTTGGACACATCAAAATTTAGTGCGACCGCTAGACGGCAGATAACGGCGATCTAGACGGTTCCGGGAGCAAAAGCACAGGCCGCCCAGCACGTCACCAACTTCGTGAAGATGTCTTGGCCTAGTGTGCACATGTGGTCGTTCCCCCGGTCGGCTGGTCGGAGCTTCGCAATTGCGTAACGCTCGATCGCATCCCCAGTTCAAGGTGAGAAGCGCGCTTGCCCTGGTGTGTTGTCTTTCGCACTTAGCAGCAATCTTCTGCTCGGCCGCTTCCGGGGGGACGCGTGTGCCTTTGCGGGCATTAGCGTACAGGTGACAAGCTGGTCTATTTGCACTGGTCACCTTCGGTTGCTCCGACAGCTGGGAAGAAGTGGGCGGAATGGAGCCTATTTTTGTATCCACCTACGGAGGCAGCGTACGCCGTGCTGCAACCGGCACGCTTCCGGTGCGTGTATAATTGCCAGCCACCGTCGAACGGAGGCACACATTTTCATATCCGTTCCGTTCGGTTCGGTCGTGCTATAAATGAacagcgcgagagagagagagagtttctGTCACATTATTGCACTTCCTTGCTGGACCTTTCCTTAAACAGGGCGTAAATGGAGGAGAATGGCGGTAGAGAAAGGAAGATGACATCAAACGCCACCACATGCACATGAAAAACGCAAAACGATACGAAAGCTAGATGGGATGCTATTGAGCGGGGGGTAAATTATTTAGCAGGCTtcgggacacacacacacacacacacactcaccactTACCACTGGTGTTTAGTACAGCGTGCGGTCGGAAAGTTGATTACAgaccgcacacatacacacactgtgtCTATGCGAGTTGCGCTTTTCGGTGCACGACCTGATGGATGTGCACTTCCGGCGGCGACGGTGACGTGGTGACGGTGGCAGAGTCGCGCCGCCGCCACTACCGCGGCTAAAAATAGACACTTCCTGTTGCCGAAGCGAGCTGGTGGCCCATTCTGTAGGTGTACGGGATGGCGGGGGTGCCGAGGCAGACCGGGAGGCTCGTAACATTTCCGATTAAATTTCTATCCCATTCCTAGTCCTAGGGTCGGGTTTGCCGCGAGGTCGACGAGCCTGCCTAGTAAGGGGAAGGGCAAAGGAGCAACAGCagtgaaaaaaagagagagcgaaaaaaagattaaattacTTTCCTCCAACTTTCTACCGCACATGCACTGCACGTTCACAAGCGgggctgcttttttttgcatctgCGCTGGAGCTTCGTGCACAGACTGCGGGGCAGTGTGGCCGCTTGCCACCATGCACTCCGCTAAACGGTTGCACATTAAATAAGAATTTCCCGTTTTTCCGCCGTGTACGTTGCCTGCAGGGAGGGAGGGGTGGGTGGTAGGTACGGAATGGACCCGCACAATATTAGAAGTGAAAACATGACGAGAAAATAGCGCGACCTGTTGACattcttcattttttaatccatGTCGGAAAAAGTTAATATAGTCTCACTGCTAAAggatagacagagagagatgaaAGCCCttatacacacccacacacacacacacacaaagataGCGACCTCTTTTCATCGCATCCTATCCCTGCATGCCGCTTGGGGCAAGAAAGCATTCTCGAATATGCAatatatccttttttgtgaCGGATAGTGTGTGGGTGCTGAAATGATAACGACGACCAGTGGGGAGTGGAAAAAGCGGGACTCGAACCACCACCCTTAACCTCTGGCTAACGCCCCTAATGCTCGGTTCGATTGGACCAGCGAGCGTAACGCAACTGTTAGCGGCATTCGTCCAACTTAAAGCCATCAGTGGGGAAGCACGTTTTGGGCACTCGGTTGACCTTCAGCTTGTGTGCGGGTGTGGTTCGCCGTGCACCGCGATAGCGTAAAACATATTCATGCACGCATACACATCTGCCCATCGGAGGGTAAATTCCGATAAAGTGAAATAATCGAATAAACTTTTAAAGCTCTTGCCTGTCGGGGAGGTTGATGGCTGGAGTGGTTGACCAAAATGCGAGAGTAGGCACGAGGAAAAGGATGAGGAGATTGATTACTTATTTATAACCGATGGTTACTAGTAGTTCACATCTACTCGCCTTTTCTCtcttcactctctttctctttctctctctctctctgtctctctttctcgttttGTGTTCGCTGGTCGATGGAATTTCCTCACGTATGTAGTAACTTGCATTTTGTACAccattcctttccctcgttTTATCCTTGTCTTTATCTATATAGTATGCGATTGTGTGTCTGTAGTTGGGCTACTGTGTTCCAAAAACTCAACGTGCAAGGACCAGCAGACTCAACGTACTGCGTGCAGAATACAGCTTGTTGAGCTTCtgtatgtttatgtgtgtatgtgtgtgtgcttcttttttcgttACCATCGTTGGCTATCTTCACATTACGCGTTCTACCCTCGCCTGCAACAGGAGAAAACCCCGGGAAATGGCGGGAAAAGGCAAACGTTTGGACTTAAAACAATTACACGGGGCTTCCGGAATGCTCGTTTGGCGttggctttttgtttgttttgtgtgtgtgggtgtttttctattttgttgtGCTTGTTGGTTGTGTTCCCTTAGCGTTTGCGACCGTGCCACGCCGAGTCGGAAGCATGCATAATTAACGCTAATTTCGAGCACGACGCTGCACGGTGCACGGTACGTCCGCTCTGTGGCGGAATTTCTCGCGCCGCATACACTGTGACACACATACCCGTAAGTGCTTTCGTTTGTTAGTGTGTCAGCTGGGACGTCAAAAATCGAACAGAAATAATGCAGCAGCTGCCGAACAAAGTTGTATGAAGAATAGcataaaatcaaacacataAATATGAGCTAACACAAAACATTTCCTTGTAGTTTATTCCATcggtttttctgttttcttttagtttttttttgttctggtggttttttttgctacattaTATGGAGCAAAGTTGGCAGGACCGGGCAATCTGACCTGCAAATTCATCAATTATCAGCGATATGCCCTAGCTCTagcttccgttccgtttttttcaGCATTCAATAACCTAAACTCTATTCTGACGTGAACTAGGAGGGTTTGTTTGCTGATAACCTCGcatttcgtttgctttctatctctctctctttctctctctctctctctctctctctctcacacacacactcactctctctttctctgtctctcctcccttctttttatttttctcttttactctatttctttctctttagTTTAGTTTCCTTTGGTTTATTTGGTTAGGTC from Anopheles coluzzii chromosome X, AcolN3, whole genome shotgun sequence includes:
- the LOC120953355 gene encoding glutathione hydrolase 1 proenzyme-like isoform X2, which gives rise to MFNCRTLTLYFHIPLAAVLLYWYRPYLFDQFTVGTTQAPPPPPHHATSDALVPPDPGHTDLSVKLSYSTLHMYETAAICSDSDICSNIGRDLLKRNGSAVDAAIGTMFCAGLTNLQSMGLGGGFVMNVYRRAERRAYTLDAREIAAGQATEDMHLHDPSTTNEGPLSVAVPGELKGYWEAHRRFGQLPWAEVVRPSRELCRRGIPISKHMQDSLSFNSKALLDERIRDLFTDPATGRRKVQGDLIQPTQLCDTLDHIATEGGDTLYQGPLAEEFAADLKDMGSIITLEDLRSYRVRWNESIPIELNGDTMYVAPPPASGVLLAFIMNILKGYHFQPDDVHSIEETILTVHRIVEAFKFAYGKRTEIGDPLFVDIAELTSNLTSIEYAEAIRARIDEMKTGTKPGDYDGYFFTPNNEGTAHISVLAPSGDAVSVTSSVNFYFGAGLMGPRTGIIVNSGMDDFSSPGLRNYFGLPGSKANFIRPRKRALSSMSPTIVTDPDHEVKLVVGAAGGTKITTAVALTIMRVLWFGYDIKEAIDAPRFHHQLIPMAVQYEYGNLDLIVKGLRAKGHHTMRYRERGSIICAIAQNASGIYANADFRKGGDVAGF
- the LOC120953355 gene encoding glutathione hydrolase 1 proenzyme-like isoform X1, which codes for MPNPARDNRCRTLTLYFHIPLAAVLLYWYRPYLFDQFTVGTTQAPPPPPHHATSDALVPPDPGHTDLSVKLSYSTLHMYETAAICSDSDICSNIGRDLLKRNGSAVDAAIGTMFCAGLTNLQSMGLGGGFVMNVYRRAERRAYTLDAREIAAGQATEDMHLHDPSTTNEGPLSVAVPGELKGYWEAHRRFGQLPWAEVVRPSRELCRRGIPISKHMQDSLSFNSKALLDERIRDLFTDPATGRRKVQGDLIQPTQLCDTLDHIATEGGDTLYQGPLAEEFAADLKDMGSIITLEDLRSYRVRWNESIPIELNGDTMYVAPPPASGVLLAFIMNILKGYHFQPDDVHSIEETILTVHRIVEAFKFAYGKRTEIGDPLFVDIAELTSNLTSIEYAEAIRARIDEMKTGTKPGDYDGYFFTPNNEGTAHISVLAPSGDAVSVTSSVNFYFGAGLMGPRTGIIVNSGMDDFSSPGLRNYFGLPGSKANFIRPRKRALSSMSPTIVTDPDHEVKLVVGAAGGTKITTAVALTIMRVLWFGYDIKEAIDAPRFHHQLIPMAVQYEYGNLDLIVKGLRAKGHHTMRYRERGSIICAIAQNASGIYANADFRKGGDVAGF
- the LOC120953355 gene encoding glutathione hydrolase 1 proenzyme-like isoform X3, encoding MFCAGLTNLQSMGLGGGFVMNVYRRAERRAYTLDAREIAAGQATEDMHLHDPSTTNEGPLSVAVPGELKGYWEAHRRFGQLPWAEVVRPSRELCRRGIPISKHMQDSLSFNSKALLDERIRDLFTDPATGRRKVQGDLIQPTQLCDTLDHIATEGGDTLYQGPLAEEFAADLKDMGSIITLEDLRSYRVRWNESIPIELNGDTMYVAPPPASGVLLAFIMNILKGYHFQPDDVHSIEETILTVHRIVEAFKFAYGKRTEIGDPLFVDIAELTSNLTSIEYAEAIRARIDEMKTGTKPGDYDGYFFTPNNEGTAHISVLAPSGDAVSVTSSVNFYFGAGLMGPRTGIIVNSGMDDFSSPGLRNYFGLPGSKANFIRPRKRALSSMSPTIVTDPDHEVKLVVGAAGGTKITTAVALTIMRVLWFGYDIKEAIDAPRFHHQLIPMAVQYEYGNLDLIVKGLRAKGHHTMRYRERGSIICAIAQNASGIYANADFRKGGDVAGF